In Setaria italica strain Yugu1 chromosome IX, Setaria_italica_v2.0, whole genome shotgun sequence, the genomic stretch GAGAAACCATGTCATTAGAACATACAGCATATTTACCAAAGTATACCACAACATTGCTCAAACCTAACAAGGTAATGAAAGTAAATCTCTTACCGAATCAGGCCATCATCATCAGTTCCCCTTGGCTTAAACAAGGAGTCAATCATTTCCATTTTAGGTGATTGTGAGCGCACCAAAGCTCTATATTTTGATATAAGAGACCATTCACGTATGCAAGGTCCTCGATAAAAATATCTAAAACAACGACTAATCTCCATAAACAGTAACAGAACATTTCATGCTTGTCAGCAATAAAGTCTGACATGGAAAAATAATCTTCATTTTTTAAAGCTCTCCTTATTACAGTTCACAAGTCATGCTATTTAATCCATGTCCAAGTGTCCAAACTATATGGCATGTCTAATGCTCTCCTTATTACAATTCACAAGTCATGCTATTTAATCCATGTCCAAGTGTCCAAACTATATGGCATGTCTAATGCTCTCCTTATTACAATTTACAAGCCATGTTATTTAACCCCATGTCcaagtgtaaaaaaaaaaagactattCTATTGGTAGGTTGGATTGCTCATAATAAGTGGCAGCTCCAAAGTAAAATGCATAGCATACTCAAATAAAATATGCAATGTCCAAAACCTATTCGCATTCTACTTTATAAATCCAATGACCAAACAAGTATGTAAtacaaaaaggaataaaaagtTGTCTGATATGCACCTCCGTTTGCATCTCTGACCAGCCGCCCTCCAGATCCATTGGCTGACCATTCACTGGGTGGCCAGGTAACCTTAATGGGCTACCATGCTCAATTCTCTCAGGTTCAACAAAATTATGGTTAGGCGCCATAGTAGATGCCCGCAAAATCTCTGCATTAAATAGAGCGTTAACTCAATTAGACAATGATACATATAACTTGGAAATAATAATGACATTAATACTTTGTATGCCACTCTAAACTGGGGCAAAAGCAACGTATGTGGCATTTCCAAATTTTGTACAATGACATGAACTAACGCACTGTGCCAATGAGATAGTAGACACTCAACTTTGCTAAAAATAGACATAAGCAGCACAATGACCATTCTTAAGATACGCATAAGCTGGACAATGACCATTGTTAagataaaaaattatgtttgacACAACAGCAGCCGTTTTCTAGAGTGTGAAGTCAACTATGTGAACAAAAAGATATTGTTTAGGGCCAGAACTCAACGGAATATTACCctgttataaccataaataaagTAACAGGCAATAGTATATTGGGatatttgaaaaaaatgaaTCAACAACAAAATCCAGTCAAAACAATCCTCTAATTAACTCCTCTGAACAACAATGGTATGATATGATTACAGAAAATCCAAGAAGACAAAGTGCTGAGGCAATCATGAAAGTGCACAGGGATGCATGATTAACAGCCCTAACCTAAAAGACTTGAAGAAAACTAAACATAGCAACTTGTGATAATGAATGTTTCACACCATTAACAAACAAAATTGTTaaagtaacaaaaaaaatatataaaccaGTAACACTAATAATGCCTGGAGGCAAAGGAAACAAACCTTGGTTCAAGAGCCAGGTACAGAAAGGAAGAACTTGCACGAATGGGGCCAATTTCTGCCTCTCTGCAAGCAACTCAGCCAGGTATCTGCCAAACAAGCTCCAGCGCCGGCCTACGGCGGCGTCACCTGTTCCATTCGCATGCATCCACAGGAGATGCGAGAGAGATGCTAAAGATCGGATCGGAGGAGGCATGCATCGTCTACCGCCGATCGATGGATGGTGATTTGGACATCATGTAGATGCAGGAGAAGAAATGAAGAATAGATTAGATTGAGAGTGATCGTCGTACCAACAATCACGAGAACAGCTACGAGGAGGAGACGGCATGACAGCTTGTTCAATTcccagctgctgctgcggccaTCTTACCTTTTTCCACTTCAGGTATGTGCCTGCCAGGCCTACTATGTTCCTGCAGTCCTGCAGGCCCTATATCATTGGTAGCTAGCAGCATTGTTGCAGGAAGAAGAGATGAGatgaggagccgaggaggaggagggaggagaaaaGTAGGAGAGGACCCGGCGCTGGGCATATTACGTGTAGCAGCATGGCATCCGCAGGCGTTTCCGGGCCAGGGCATAGTATGTATCGCCCACCATCGCTGCATGCAGAACAGTCACTGCACCCagcatatatattatattgtttaatCAGCAGTCGGGTAGTTTTACAGTAGTATATACTTGGGCACCATTGGGAGACGAATCAAATGCATGCCAAAGATCTTGCATGCGTACCAGACTGGGAGAATCCGCCGTCGCCCTCCCTGCGCGTATAATGGCGCGAGCCAGTGGCTTGGAGATGGCAAAATTAAACACAGCGAAGAAACTTTACTTCCAACATTAAATAGGACTGCAATAACGTCAGCTTGTTCGCTTTCGCTTAAGCTAGTgactgcagcagcagccgctaGCTCAAGCAAATAGGCTGATGTTATTGCAGTCCTATTCTACAAGCAGAACCACTAGCTCAGGTGAACAAGTTGACGTTATTGCAGTTCTATTCTGCAATGCAAGCAGCTCAAGGGAACAGGACTTTCCTATTCAATGTTCATAGAACTCCCGTGACGCCTACGGGCGGGAAGTAAAGTTTCTCTCGCTGTTCACCTGTTGTTACTCCAAacacaaccaaaaaaaaaatcgaagaaTGGGTCCGTTTGCTGCACCCGGGGCCCAGTTTTTATTTGGACGCCGTAAGTGGGCCATTTTAGGAGGAAAGACACAGCCCGCCGCTTCTTGAACGGCCGGCATTGGGCGGCCCAGTCTGAGATTAGTTCGGCAAATGCTCTCCGTTTCCAACTACAAACGCGCTCCCTTCCGTTTCTTGATCTTGACCGTACGTTTAATCAACCCCTGGCGCGTGTTCTTTTCCCATACTGCAGCTCATAATCTGCTGTCAATTGGTGTCTGAGTTGATGATTCGCCGTTGTGTTGGGATAGTGATGTACTGGGTGGTGTTGCTGGAGCTGTTAATGGTCAACATGCCCACAAATTTTGAGCAACAGAGTCCTCATAGTATTTCTTTGACGAAGAAACACCAAAAGTCGAATTCGTTGACGCCTCTAACGTCTCGGGGCGCGGACAGTCGCGTGTCCAGTTGTCCCTTCTTGCTTCTAGTAACCATGTACTCCCTTAGTCCCGATTTAATTGTCACTTAGGAATTAGGATTGTGAGAGGAATTAGGATTGTGAGGGGAATTCATTCCCGAGCGATAGTCACAGTTCCCGAGCGACAGTTAAtaggggacggaggaagtacatgAGAAATATTAGAGAATGACAAAACGTTTCAGCAACAATACCATTGAAAACgacaggggaaaaaaaagagtacAATCACGCATACATGTGTGCTGTTCTAACCACTTTGCATATACAAGTATTTTTAAAATGCCGGAAGTTTTTCTTTGTGTAACATTTGCTGAATCAAGTCGATTTGAATGGATAGCATTAGCAAAATACATGCATTCAAAACTATATTGCGCaaaagaaatttaaaaaaaaggaaagaagatgGATAGAATTGATACAGTTCTCCAACAACCATCCTAATACTTGGTGACACATCGATCTGTCATTATGCTCCTATTTAATCCGTTTCAGGGGTATCATGTGAACCACCCGCTCTTCACATTTTGTTATACAGAGATAGTCAACCAAGGAAGAGAAAACAACAAAATACAAAGGAAATACTAGCTCAATTctggaaggggaaaaaaaacagatgGAAGGAACAGACAAAAGGGTGGTGGGTCTAAGCCGCCCATGTTGACCTTGACCCGCCCACCCGCCACAAAAGCCAGTCCAGACCTGCACCTGGTCAAGACTCATCATGGCCGTCGGTAGTGCCATGGATGGCCGTGATTGCGCCATCCGAGAGACACTACACCACTAAAAATTCTCGCACGTCTACGTACCGTACTGCTACCGTAATGCTGTATACACAGATAGACCTGGCCAGCTTACAAGAGCATGCTCGAGATTTGATGCCCCTAATCAGAGATGAATTGGAAAAGTTAGTGACGTCCCTGTTgttatttcttctttttgcagGACTAGTCTCTCGTCTCTTTTTGGTCGAAATACAGCTAGAACAGTCAACCCTAAACAATGGATCACTTTGTTTGCGCCACCATTTTGAACTGTTGAATTTATCCCGGTATAAAGGCATGTCCTAATGGTCTGCCAAAGCTGCGGACTAGTACAAGAATTGGGAGATTTGATTTGATCCGACATTTTGACCAAGCAATAATTTCTATTCTTTGCTGTTTCTACGGTAGTTTCGTCAAGGAGGAGCCAGTCAATGTGCGTCACTGTCACTATCGCTCTAAACGCTTGCACATCTCCAATCCTCCATGGCTCTACTACTAGTAGTCTTCGTCTCTCTCCTGGTATCGCTCCCGCCTCCCCAGTTCCAATTCCCCCCTTCCTAATCTCCTCTTCCCAGTCGTGCCAGGACCAGATTCACAGCCTGGATTGCTAAAATATCTAACCGATTGCAGAGGAGAAGAGAAGACGCCATGGCccgcgggagagggaggtggggtTTGCTGCCTTGATTAGCTTCTTCTCTGCCTCTCTGTCCGCAATCGCCATCCGAGAAAGCCAGCCGCCCCGAATCGCCGGAAAGATGCGGCCTTTGCGGGGAAAGCACGGGGATCTTGCTATCCTCTGCtgcctcgcgctcctcctcccgctgcttTCCCATGGCGCGGACATGCCGCTGGGGTCGACCCTCTCACCGGGCAACTCGGCGCCGTGGACTTCGCCCAACAACACCTTCTCGCTCTCCTTCACGGCGTCCCCGACCTCCCCGTCCCTCTTCGTCGCCGCCATCACCTACGCCGGCGGGGTGCCCGTCTGGTCCGCGGGAGCCGGCGCGGCCGTTGACTCGGGTGGCTCGCTCCGCCTCTCCTCCAACGGCGACCTCCAGCTCGTCAATGGATCTGGGGCCGTGCTATGGTCGTCCAAcaccggcggccggggcgtcgccgccgcggccgtccaGGAGAGCGGCAACCTGGTGCTCAAGAACTCGACGGCCACCCTGTGGCAGTCGTTCGACCATCCCACGGACACGGTGGTCATGTCGCAGAACTTCACCTCCGGGATGAACCTCACCTCCGGCCCCTACGTCTTCTCCGTCGACAAGAGCTCCGGCAACCTCACGCTCAAGTGGACCAGCGGCGCCAACACCGTCACCTACTTCAACAAGGGCTACAATACGACCTTCACGGGGAACAAGACGCTGAGCTCGCCGACGCTGACGATGCAGACCAACGGAATCGTGTCGCTGACCGACGGCCAGCTGACGGCACCCGTCGTGGTGGCGTACAGCAGCAACTACGGCGAGAGCGGCGACATGATGCGGTTCGTGCGCCTCGACGCCGACGGCAACTTCCGCGCCTACAGCGCGGCGCGGGGCAGcaacgcggcggcggagcagtggtcggcggtggcggaccaGTGCCAGGTGTTCGGCTACTGCGGCAACATGGGCGTGTGCAGCTACAACGGCACGTCGCCGGTTTGCGGGTGCCCGTCGCTCAACTTCCAGTTCAGCAACCCCTCCAACCCCCGCGACGGCTGCAAGCGCAAGGTGGACCTCCAGAACTGCCCCGGCAACTCCACCATGCTCCAGCTCGACAACACCCAGTTCCTCACCTACCCGCCGGAGATCACCACCGAGCAATTCTTCGTGGGGATCACCGCCTGCCGGCTCAACTGCCTCTCCGGCGGCTCCTGCGTGGCGTCCACGGCGCTCTCCGACGGGTCGGGCCTCTGCTTCCTCAAGGTCTCCAACTTCGTGAGCGCCTACCAGTCGGCCGCGCTGCCGAGCACGTCCTTCGTCAAGGTCTGCTTCCCCGGCCTGCCCAACCCGGCCCCCGACGCCGCGACATCTTCCTCCCGCGGCGGCTCCGGCGTCCGCGCCTGGGTCGTCGCCGTCGTGGTCCTCGGCGCCGTGTCCGCGCTGGTGCTCTGCGAGTGGGCGCTCTGGTGGTGGTTCTGCCGGCACAGCCCCAAGTACGGGCCGGCGTCGGCGCAGTACGCGCTGCTGGAGTACGCGTCGGGCGCGCCGGTGCAGTTCTCCTACCGCGAGCTCCAGCGGTCGACCAAGGGGTTCAAGGAGAagctcggcgccggcgggttcGGCGCCGTGTACCGCGGCGTGCTGGCGAACcggacggtggtggcggtgaagcAGCTGGAGGGGATCGAGCAGGGGGAGAAGCAGTTCCGGATGGAGGTGGCCACCATCAGCAGCACGCACCACCTCAACCTCGTCCGCCTCATCGGCTTCTGCTCCGagggccgccaccgcctgctcGTCTACGAGTTCATGAAGAACGGCTCGCTGGACGCCTTCCTCTTCGGCGCCGCGCCGGGGGGGAAGATGCCGTGGCCGAcgcgcttcgccgccgccgtcggcaccGCGCGGGGCATCACCTACCTCCACGAGGAGTGCCGCGACTGCATCGTCCACTGCGACATCAAGCCCGAGaacatcctcctcgacgagCACTTCAACGCCAAGGTCTCCGACTTCGGGCTCGCCAAGCTCGTCAACCCCAAGGACCACCGCCACCGCACGCTCACCAGCGTAAGGGGGACCAGGGGGTACCTGGCGCCAGAGTGGCTCGCCAACCTGCCCATCACGGCCAAGTCCGACGTTTACAGCTACGGGATGGTCCTGCTGGAGATCGTCAGCGGCCACCGCAACTTCGACGTCTCCGAGGAGACCGGCCGGAAGAAGTTCTCCGTGTGGGCGTACGAGGAGTACGAGAAGGGAAAGATCTTCGACATCATCGACAAGAAGCTCCCCGGGGAAGACATCGACATGGCCCAGGTGGAGCGCGCGCTCCAGGTGAGCTTCTGGTGCATCCAGGAGCAGCCGGCGCAGCGGCCGTCCATGGGGAAGGTGGTGCAGATGCTGGAAGGGATCATGGACCTcgagaggccgccgccgcccaagtcgTCGGACAGTTTCCTGAGCACCACCACGGGCAGTACCGGCATCGGCAGTGGCGTCAGCACGAGCATAGTCTCGAGTACGGTTGCCTCGTCGGCCCCGATCGCGCCGACGACGTCGCCGaacctggagcaggagatggcgTTGGCGCGCTCGACGTCGGCCACGAACCGTGAGAGGGTGTCGCGGCAGCTGCTATCGCCGCAGCCGTACATGACGATGTAATAAGGTGCATCTTCCATGGCAGATCATCTGAACCCGTAGCGTCGTAAACAAAGTGGGGTGCTGAAGCATGCGGAAATTAATGCTTCTATGCTCCATTGGAAGGAAGAGGAAATGTACAGATTATAGAgcggttagggaattgatgtgCTGAATTTGCTGTTACGTCTGGTGATCTTGTTCTGGTTGTGACAACAAAACAGAGTGTTGTTCACTTCTAGTGAGTTTGCATACTGCATCTGCATATGTAACTGTAAGTAGCAGGATTTTGATATGGGCATTGTATTTTGTACAAATAATTGAGATGTAGGCGATGTATTGTCCTAGCATTGGCGgcaattttctcttttttttagaaacagATGCAGGATCAATCATGCCTGGACTTCTGAATTTTATCCcaactactccctccctcctccgtcccttTTTATCTGTTGCTTGGGAAACGTGGtgagggacagagggagtagttccGTTGATCTAGGAAGTAGGAAGGTTCCAAGCAGCTCACACAGCCGAAGAGACTGCATCTTATCAATATCATAGTGCTCATCTGCTAGACTGTCACTACATCATACTGTTGCAGGTCAAGGTCTTCGGTTTTTCTCAGGCACACTGCTGGAATTCTTGGTGGAGCATGAACGGGAATCTTGCAACAAACATCTCCATCAGTTTTTTATGCGGTTCAATGCTTGGGCCCCATGATCACATTCCCGCATCAAGTTGCATTCAAATCTTGGAAGGGAGAGGGCAGCCATCTTGTCCTTGCGCCATCCCTGCAAGCACAGGCAGCACCGAGTTGCAACACATCACGCATGTGATTAAGCCTCGTGTCAGGCCGTGTTTAATTACCACCAGATTTGTCAGGGCACAGCGGCCTGTTCTTGCACTAGTCTCCTTGTCGCTTTCAGCAGCAGTGGATGAAGGGGAAGTCGTTGAGGACTTGTGGTTACATCCACAGCAGCACCGCACTGAACGTTTCCTCGCGCACGTGCTCTGAGAAGTGCTGTCGTacgcaacaaaagaaaaaaacagggATCTCCACTGCAGGATCATCAGTCTTTGCGAGTCCATGACTCCATGTTCATCCTGAACAACTCAGCTAGACTATTAGAGCCGGCGCCAATCGTGATGGTCATTGCATTGTTAAGATTACTTATAGTTTAATATCTAGAGGGAAGACAGAAACGGTTCCACAGGGTAGTGGTTAGCACTCCAGACTATGAATCAGGCGACCTGGGTTCAATTCGAAGAtgagaccttttttttttacttccatTTTTTAGCTATTCCACGCCACATATCAACAGCTATTTCCATATGCTGTCTGCAGCAGTCTCTTAAGaaaattaaattttttaaaGTTCGGTTTCTAGTAATCTGATTTCTCAAGCAAAACCCGCTAATAGCCAACAACATATTACCTGTCGAAGCAAACCATCATGCCCCTTCGTTGACGAACGTCCTCGCCGGCTCATTACCTTACTTGCCATGAAGCAGGGAACACCGAAGGTAACTGTGCCTGACAGACTAATGTAACCGTGCTGATTGAAACTACTGGACAGTAACCTTCTCTTTCTGTGTCAAAAAAGAAGGGTCAAGTCAACTCACATCAACAAGTAAGCGGTCAACTGACATCATCAGTAACCTGTGAACGCGAGTTAACCCCAACGATTGACCACCTGACTCTAAACACCTTTGAACAGGTACATGCAATCAACACCCCCATTTGCGTTTAGTGGTTTGTCTTTGGTCAAATCCACGGATCAATTTGACTGCAACAAAGCTGGGAGTAGTAGTCGACACTTCTAGATAAGTAACACTTGAGGACCAAGAGTCATGACAGTTGACAAATGAAAACCTGTTGCCTGTAACCTTTCAGCATGGGTTGGCCTGTGCATTGCAATTTTTCTGTACACAATTTACAGCTTCTTTGAAAGAATGCTTCCAGATCACCTCCAACGATGGAAAAGAATGCTTCCAGATCACCTCCAATTTACAGCATTTCTTTTTCGAAGCTTATTAATCTAATATTCCACCCAGTTAACATCCAAATCCTTCAGCTTCAGGAGCCATTTATGTGCGTCCAGGGACGTGTTGGCTTTATCAGGTTTCATTCCATGCTGCTTTGTAATGCCACTGCCAGCTGGTGATTCAGACTGCCTCTCATCATCAGAGTCAGCTTGCCTTCTAGGCCGCCTTAGTTCAAGAGAAAGAAGGCGTGAAACCTCCTGCACGCCACCCCATTTTTCCAATGCCCGAGCAATGTCGTAACGACCTACCAACAAGAACAAAGCAAGAAAATCATTTCAAAAGCCAGATAAGGAAACTCTACCACACCAATTCTAACTTGGACATCTAGCCTGATAACAGGAAACAATCCTCCATTTTCAAGTAATGATGGCATACAGCAAAAGGCATTTGTGCTAAAATGGATAACCTTATAATAATAAGCAGCACTAGCATGCTAAATTGCGTTGAAAATGATGCAGTGACAGGGCTACAGATATCCAACTTTATTAGTCAGTCCTGAACTAACAGTCCTGAATTGCGTTGAAAATTGATTCGGAGTGCCAGATATAAGTAATTAAGTACCTGCTCTCTCAAAAGATTTTCTACTTGGCATATAAGAAGGATCCATCCCCCAGCTCTTCTGGAACCGACTGATCTGTAGATAGTGATCATATGATAATGTCAATGGAACATATCACGGTTGCAAAATTCAATGGAACAAATGCTAACTGTCGTTCACACTAGCAATCTAAGCGGGGCATGTTTTAACTCTTTCTGTT encodes the following:
- the LOC111255866 gene encoding KH domain-containing protein At1g09660/At1g09670-like, with the translated sequence MHANGTGDAAVGRRWSLFGRYLAELLAERQKLAPFVQVLPFCTWLLNQEILRASTMAPNHNFVEPERIEHGSPLRLPGHPVNGQPMDLEGGWSEMQTEVHIRQLFIPFCITYLFGHWIYKVECE
- the LOC101781860 gene encoding G-type lectin S-receptor-like serine/threonine-protein kinase At1g34300 produces the protein MRPLRGKHGDLAILCCLALLLPLLSHGADMPLGSTLSPGNSAPWTSPNNTFSLSFTASPTSPSLFVAAITYAGGVPVWSAGAGAAVDSGGSLRLSSNGDLQLVNGSGAVLWSSNTGGRGVAAAAVQESGNLVLKNSTATLWQSFDHPTDTVVMSQNFTSGMNLTSGPYVFSVDKSSGNLTLKWTSGANTVTYFNKGYNTTFTGNKTLSSPTLTMQTNGIVSLTDGQLTAPVVVAYSSNYGESGDMMRFVRLDADGNFRAYSAARGSNAAAEQWSAVADQCQVFGYCGNMGVCSYNGTSPVCGCPSLNFQFSNPSNPRDGCKRKVDLQNCPGNSTMLQLDNTQFLTYPPEITTEQFFVGITACRLNCLSGGSCVASTALSDGSGLCFLKVSNFVSAYQSAALPSTSFVKVCFPGLPNPAPDAATSSSRGGSGVRAWVVAVVVLGAVSALVLCEWALWWWFCRHSPKYGPASAQYALLEYASGAPVQFSYRELQRSTKGFKEKLGAGGFGAVYRGVLANRTVVAVKQLEGIEQGEKQFRMEVATISSTHHLNLVRLIGFCSEGRHRLLVYEFMKNGSLDAFLFGAAPGGKMPWPTRFAAAVGTARGITYLHEECRDCIVHCDIKPENILLDEHFNAKVSDFGLAKLVNPKDHRHRTLTSVRGTRGYLAPEWLANLPITAKSDVYSYGMVLLEIVSGHRNFDVSEETGRKKFSVWAYEEYEKGKIFDIIDKKLPGEDIDMAQVERALQVSFWCIQEQPAQRPSMGKVVQMLEGIMDLERPPPPKSSDSFLSTTTGSTGIGSGVSTSIVSSTVASSAPIAPTTSPNLEQEMALARSTSATNRERVSRQLLSPQPYMTM